CAAGGCGACCAGCGGCGTCTCGCCCTATCAATACGTGCTCAATCTGCGCATCGAGCGCGCCAGGGCGCTGCTTGCCGACGAGACGCAGAGCCTCGCCGACATCGCGCTGGCCTGCGGCTTCTCCCATCAGGAGCATTTTACACGCATGTTCCGCCGCTTCACCGGCGTGACGCCGGGCAGGTACCGGCGCAGCCACTAGCCGTAGCCCGGCTGACGATTTTTCCGGTTTTGTGCAGATTCTGTCCGGTTTCGTGCAGGCCCGCGACCGCCGCCTGCCGCTAGCTTTCTCCCAACAAAGCGAAATGTGCCGGTCCGCCGGCTGGGAGAAATGCCATGAGCATCGCAGCGCCCGATGCCGCACGCCCGCCGATCGCGGCGGCCGGAAATGCCGGCAGCGGCACCTTTGCCTATTGCTCGCAGCAATATCGCGTGCTGTTCGGCGCCGGCACCGCGGCGCGGCTCGGCGAGGAAGCTGAGCGCCTCGGCATCAAGCGGGCGCTGGTGTTGACCACCCCCGAGCAGCAGGACCTCGGACACCGGCTCGGCGCGGGCCTCGGCGACCGGCTCGCAGGACTGTTTGCCGGCGCGCGGATGCATACGCCGGTCGAGGTCACCAACGAAGCGCTTCGCATCGTGGAATCCCGCGACATCGACGGGCTGGTCGCGATCGGCGGCGGCTCGACGGTCGGGCTCGGCAAGGCGCTGTCGCTGCGCACCGGGCTGCCGCATCTGGCGGTCCCGACCACCTATGCCGGCTCGGAGATGACCCCGATCCTCGGTGAGACCACGAACGGCATCAAGACCACGCAGCACTCCCAGGATCTGGTGCCGGACGCCGTGATCTACGACGTCGATCTCACCGTCAGCCTGCCGCCGCATGTCTCCGCCGCCAGCGGCTTGAATGCGATCGCTCACGCGGTCGAGGCACTCTATGCGCCCGACGCCAACCCATTGACCTCGCTGATGGCGGAGGACGGCACCGCCGCGCTCGCCCGCGCGCTGCCGCGCATCGTGGCTGCGCCCGCCGATGCGGGCGCGCGGCGCGACGCGCTCTACGGCGCCTGGCTGTGCGGCGTCTGCCTCGGCGCGGTCGGGATGTCGCTGCATCACAAGCTCTGTCACGTGCTGGGCGGCATGTTCAACCTGCCCCATGCCGAAACCCATGCGATCGTGCTGCCGCATGCGGCCGCCTACAACGCCGCTGCGGCGCCGGAAGCGATGACCCGGATTGCGCGCGCGTTGCGCACGGATGATGCGCCGCAAGGGCTGTTCGATCTCGCGCAGCGGCTCGCGCTGCCGCGCCGGCTGGCCGACATCGGAATGCCTGAGGACGGCATCGCGCGTGCCGCCGAGATGGCGGTGCGCAGCCCCTATGCCAATCCAAGACCTGTGGAGCGCGTCGCGATCCAGGACCTGATCGCTGCGGCCTGGCGCGGCGACGCGCCCGCGCGGCACTGACCTCTCGAGATCAAAGGACAACACGATGGCTAACTTCAACGAGCATGACCTCACCGACGAGGTGATCCGCAGCTTCGCCGACACGCCGAACAAGCGACTGAAATTCCTCATCGAGGAGACGGTGAAGTCGCTGCACGATTTGGTGCGTCGCACCGAGCTCACCTTCGAGGAATGGAATCAGGCGATTGAGTTCCTGACCCGCACCGGTCAGACCTGCACGCCGCTGCGCCAGGAGTTCATCCTGCTGTCCGACGTGCTCGGCGTCTCGATGCTGGTCGACGCGGTCAACCATCGCGAGCGCGAGGGCGCGACCGAGACCACGGTGCTCGGTCCGTTCTATGTCGGCGAGCACCGCGTCACGCCGCACGGCGCCGACATCTCCGACGGGATCGACGGCGAAGTGATGTTCGTGCAGAGCCGCGTCACGGATCTGGCCGGCAAGCCGCTCGCCGGCGCCGAGATCGACGTCTGGCATGCCGACGATGACGGCTTCTACGATTCGCAGAAGGCTGATTACGCCGCGCATGGTCCGTCGCTGCGCGCGCGCTTCGTCACCGATGCCGACGGCCGCTTTTCGTTCCGCACCATCCTGCCGTGCAGCTATCCGATCCCGACCGATGGCCCGGTCGGCGATCTGATCACCGCGACGAAACGGCATCCGATGCGGCCGGCGCATGTGCATTTCCTGGTCAAGGCCGATGGCTATGAGCCGCTGATCACCCACGTGTTCCTCGATGGCGACGAATACCTGCGCAGCGACGTGGTGTTCGGCGTCAAGGACGAACTCGTCGCGCGGGTCGAGCCGAAAAGCGAGCCGGTGTTGCCGAACGGCGAGCGGGTCGCAGGCCCCTGGCACCTGATGACCTACGACTTCCAGATGAAGCCGGGCGCCGGCCTGGTGCCGCAGCCGATGATGGCCGCGGAATAACGATCACAACCGACAACACGACCAAGGAGAGGACCATGACCAGCAAACCTGTTGAGACCGACGTGCTCATCGTCGGCAGCGGCCCGGCCGGCGCGACGGCGGCGGCGCTGCTCGGCATGTACGGCGTCAAGCACATCCTGGTGACGAAATATGGCTGGCTGGCCGACACGCCGCGCGCCCACATCACCAACCAGCGTGCGATGGAGGTGCTGCGCGATCTCGGCCTGGAGGAGAAGGCGGTGGCGCAGGCGGTGCCGCAGCACCTGATGGCCAACAACGTGTTCTGCGAGAGCCTCGCCGGCGAGGAGTTCGGCCGGCTCTATTCCTGGGGCAACCATCCCTCGCGCAAGGCGGATTACGATCTCGCCAGTCCCGCCCGCATCTGCGACCTGCCGCAGAATTTCCTCGAGCCGATCCTGATCGAGGCGGCCGGCCAGCGCGGCACCTCGCTGTGCTTCAACACCGAGTTCGTCGACCTGGTGCAGGATGCCGACGGCGTCACCGCGACGGTGAAGGATCGTCTGTCCGGCGAGACCTATCAGATCCGCGCCAAATATCTGATCGGCGCCGACGGCGGCCGCAGCCGGGTTGCCGAGGTGATCGGACTGCCGATGGAGGGCCAGATGGGCCGCGCCGGCAGTATGAACATCATCGTGCAGGCGGATTTGAGCAAGTACGTCGCGCACCGCCCGAGCGTGCTGTACTGGGTGCTGCAGCCGGGTGCCGAGATCGGCGGCATCGGCGCTGGCCTGATCCGCATGGTGCGGCCGTGGAACGAATGGCTGATCATCTGGGGCTACGACATCGAGCAGGGCGAGCGCAAGCTCTCTAATGACGAGGCGATCTCGATCGTGCGCAATCTGGTCGGCGACGAGACGCTCGCGGTCAAGGTCCGCTCGACCTCGACCTGGACCGTGAACGAGATGTATGCCGGCCACTATTCGTCTGGCCGGGTGTTCTGCGTCGGCGACGCCGTGCACCGCCATCCGCCGACCAACGGCCTCGGCTCCAACACCTCGATCCAGGATGCCTACAATCTCTGCTGGAAGCTGAAGCTGGTGCTGGAGGGCCACGCCGCGCCGTCGCTGCTCGAGACCTATTCGGCCGAACGGCAGCCGGTCGGCAAGCAGATCGTGACCCGCGCCAACAAGAGCATCGGCGACTTCCCGCCGATCTTCGAGGCGGTGGGGCTCGTCGCCTCGACCGATCCGGCCGAAGCACGCAAGGCAATCGCCGCGCGCAAGGCACCGACCGCCGAGGGCAAGGCGCGGCGCAAGAAGCTCTACGAGGCGATCGCCAACAAGAGCTACGAGTTCAACTGCCACGGCGTCGAGCTGAATCAGCGCTACGGGTCGACCGCGGTCGTATCCGACGGCACGCCGATGCCGGCCTTCACCCGGGATCACGAGCTCTACTATCAGGCGACCACCTGGCCCGGCGCGCATCTGCCGCATGTCTGGGTCGAGCATCACGGCGAGCGCAAGTCGACGCTCGATCTCACCGGCAAGGGCCGCTTCACGCTGCTCACCGGGATCGGCGGCGATGGCTGGAAGACGGCCGCGGCCGCGGTCGAGAAGGCCTATGGCCTGCCGGTCGATGTGGTGACGATCGGCCCGCAGGGCTGCGATGCGCTCGACATCTATGCCGACTGGTATCGCCAGAGCGAGGTGGACGAGGACGGCTGCGTGCTGGTGCGTCCCGACATGTATGTCGCCTGGCGCGCCAAGGAGTCCGCAACTGACGCCAGCGATGTGCTGCTCGACGTGTTCGGCCGGATCCTCGGTCGCAGCGCGCAAGCGAAGTCCGTCGCCGCCGCGTGATGCGGCGCGACGCCGGCGACTCTTTTCAGAACGAATGGAACGGCAGCCGGCTTTCGACCGGCTTGCCTCAAGGGAGGGGAAAATGAGCAAGGATCAGTTGAGCACAATGTCCTTCGATCGCCGCCGCGTGCTGCAGGGCATCGCCGGAGGCTTCGCCGCCGCAGGCAGCACGACGTTGTTCGCGCCGGCCGTGCGGGCGGCCAACAAGCCGATCAAGATCGGCTATGTCTCGCCGAAGAGCGGGCCGCTGGCGGCCTTCGCCGAGGCCGACGATTTCGTGCTGGGTGAATTCCGCAAGTTCATCAAGGATGGCGTCAAGGTTGGATCGCAGATCTATCCGGTCGAGGTGGTGACCAAGGACAGCCAGTCGAATCCGAACCGCGCCGCCGAAGTCGCCAAGGAGCTGATCACCCGCGACAATGTCGGCCTGATCGTGGTCGGCGCGACACCCGAAACCAACAATCCGGTGGCGACGCAATGCGAGCTCGAGCAGGTGCCGTGCATCTCCTCCGTGGCGCCGTGGCAGACCAATTTCATCGGCCGCCAGGCCAATCCCGGCGATCCCAAGAGCTGGAAGCCGTTCGACTACACTTTCCACTATTTCTGGGGTCTGGAGGACGTGATCGGCGTCTTCACCAGCATGTGGAGCCAGGTCGCGACCAACAAATCGGTCGGCGCGCTGTTCCCGAACGATGCCGACGGCAACGCCTGGGGCGACACCGCGATCGGCTTCCCGCCAGTGCTCGCCAAGCAGGGCTTCAAGCTGACCGATCCCGGCCGCTTCCAGAACCTCACCGACGATTTCTCCTCGCAGATCGCCGCGTTCCGTGGCGCCGATGCCGAGATCATCACCGGCGTGATCATCCCGCCCGACTTCACCACCTTCTGGAACCAGTCGCGGCAGAAGGGACTGAAGCCGAAGGTCGTCTCGGTCGCCAAGGCGCTGCTGTTTCCTGCTTCTGTGCAGGCGCTCGGCAAGGGCGGCAACAACATCTCGACCGAGGTGTGGTGGACGCCGACGCATCCCTACAAGTCGAGCCTCAGCGGCGTCAGCGCGGCCGATCTCGCCAAGGGCTATGAGCAGGCCTCCGGCAAGCAATGGACCCAGCCGATCGGCTTCGTGCATTCGCTGTTCGAGGTCGCGATCGACGCGATCAAGCGCTCCGGCGATCCGAGCGACGGCGCCGCGCTGGCAAAGGCGATCGGAGCCACAAAGTTGGACACCATCGTGGGCCAGGTCGCGTTCGGTTCCAGCGCGGTGCCGCCATTCGCGGCCAAGAACATCGCCAAGACGCCGCTGGTCGGCGGCCAATGGCGGCTCAATGGCGACAAATACGACATGGTGATCACCGACAACAGACTGGCGCCGCAAATCCCGCTCGGCGGCGACATGCAGGCGCTGAGCTAGCGAGCGCGTCGCAGGCAGATTGTCGATCGAGGATGCGAGGCACGGCCGCGCATCTTCTCCCAGCGAATCCATGCGGTGAGCAAACATGCTCGAACTCCATTCCGTCTCGAAGAGGTTCGGCGCCATCGTGGTTGCCGATGCCATCGACCTGACCCTTGCGTCCGGCGAGGCGCTCGGCGTGATCGGGCCGAACGGCGCCGGCAAGTCGACGCTGTTCAACCTGATCACCGGCCTGCTGCGGCCGGAGGCCGGCCGCATCGTCCTCGATGGCGCCGACATCACGCATCTCTCTCCGGAGGCGCGCTGTCGCACAGGCATCGGGCGCTCGTTCCAGATCCCGCAGCCGTTCGACCACCTCTCGGTGTTCGAGAATCTGGCCGTTGCCGCCCAGTTCGGCGGCGGTCTGTCGGAGGCCGATGCGGTCCAGCATTGCGGCCGCATGCTTGATCTGACCGGCCTCGAAGCCAAGGCCAACCGGCTCGCCGGCAGCCTGCCGCTGCTCGATCGCAAGCGGCTCGAGCTCGCGCGGGCGCTCGCCACCAGGCCGCGCACGCTGCTGCTCGACGAGATCGCAGGCGGGCTCACCGATGCCGAATGCCATGAGCTGGTCGAGACCATCAGAACCATTCATGCCGAGGGTGTCGCCATCATCTGGATCGAGCATGTGGTGCACGCGCTGCTCGCGGTGGTGCAGCGGCTGGTCGTGCTCAATTTCGGCAAGGTCGTTGCGCAAGGCGTGCCCGCCGAGGTGATGCGCTCGCGCGAGGTCGAGACCATCTACATGGGCGTGCCGGCATGACCGCGCTGCTCAATGTCTCCGCGCTCGATGCGTTCTACGGTGACTTCCAGGCGCTGTTCGGCATCGATTTCGAACTGAAGGAGGGCGAGGCGGTCGCGGTGATCGGCGCCAACGGCGCCGGCAAGTCGACCATGCTGAAGTCGCTGGCGGGACTCGTGAAGAACCGCCCCGATGCCATTCATCTCAAGGGACGCGCGATCGGCGATGCGTCTGCGGCCAGCATCGTGCGGCTCGGGCTTGCGCTGGTCCCGGAGGGCCGGCAGCTGTTTCCTTCGCTCAGCGTCGAGGAGAACCTCCTGATCGGCGCCTATGGCGGCGAGCGCACCGCACCGTGGGATCTTGCGGCGGTCTATCGGATATTCCCGGTGCTCAGGGAGCGCCGGCGCGGCGCCGTCACGGCGCTGTCCGGCGGCCAGCAGCAGATGGTGGCGATCGGCCGCGCGCTGATGTCGAACCCACAGGTCCTGCTGTGCGACGAGATCAGCCTCGGCCTCGCGCCGATCGTGGTGGAGGACATCTACCGGATGCTGCCGCAGATCCGCTCCGGCGGCACCGCGGTCGTGCTGGTCGAGCAGGACATCGCCCGCGCGTTGCGGGCGGCAGATCGCTTCTATTGCTTGCAGGAGGGGCGGGTGACCTTGAGCGGAAAGCCTGACGATGTGGATCAGGACACGATCCGCGCGGCCTATTTCGGAGCATGAGGGAGCGATGAGCGGACTAGACACCATCATCGAAGGCGTGCTGCTCGGCGGCGTCTATGCGCTGTTCGCGCTCGGCCTGTCGCTGATCTTCGGCATCATGCGCCTGGTTAATCTGGCGCACGGCGATCTGATCCTGCTTGCAGCCTATCTGGTGCTCAGCGCCACCACCGCGCTCGGCCTGCCGCTTGTAACCGCATCCCTGCTGGTCGTTGCCGCGATGTTCGTGCTCGGCTTCGTGCTGCAGCGGCTGGTCTTGGAGCGCGTGCTCGGCGACGACATCTTGCCGCCGCTGCTCGTCACCTTCGGCCTGTCGATCGTGATCCAGAACGGGCTGTTGCTCGGCTATGGCGCAGACAGCCGCCGCCTGCAGGCCGGCGCCTTCGAATCCTCGTCGGTGACGCTGGCCCCGGGTCTCAGCGTCGGCCTCGCGCCGCTGACGGCGCTGGTGACGGCGATCGCCGCCGTCGCGCTGCTTCAGCTGATCTTCTATCGCACCTGGCTCGGCCGTGCCTTCCGCGCCACCGCCGACAATCCCGCGATCGCGCAATTGATGGGCGTCAACGAGCGCAACGTCTATGCGATTGCGGTCGGGCTCTCGCTCGCGGTCTCGGTGATCGCCGCTGTCGTGTTCGGCATCCGTGCCAGTTTCGATCCGTCGATCGGGCCGGCGCGGCTGCTCTATGCGTTCGAGGCCGTGATCATCGGCGGCCTCGGCAGCCTGTGGGGCACGCTGGCGGGCGGTATCGTGCTCGGGCTGGCTCAGGCGATCGGGGGCCGGATCAATCCGGAATGGCAGATCCTGGCCGGCCATCTCACCTTCTTGGCCGTGCTGATGGTGCGGCCGCGCGGTCTCTTCCCGGCGAGGCGGACATGAGCGTCGGAAGCATCGACATGCCGGCAAGCCGGGAGCAGCACGCGGCCGATGTGCCGGTGTGGCAAATCCAGGTCGGCACGCGGCTGTCGCGCATCGCGGCCGTGGCCGGCATCGTGCTGGTCGCGGTGCTTGCCGTGTTGCCGGCGATCGCCTCGCGCAATTTGATCCAGGATCTGATCTTCGTCCTCACCATGCTGACATTGGCGCAGCTCTGGAACGTGCTGGCCGGGTGGGGCGGCCTAGTGTCGGTCGGCCAGCAGGCCTTTGTCGGGCTCGGTGCCTATGCGCTGTTCGCCGGCATCGTGATGGCCGGGCTCGATCCCGTGGCGGCGATCCCGCTGGCCGGGTTGTTCGCGGCGCTGATCGCCGCGATGCTCGGGCCCTTGCTGTTCCGGCTCGAGGGCCCATACTTTGCGATCGGCAGCTGGGTGGCCGCCGAGGCGCTGCGGCTGATCTGCGCCCAGTTCAAGTCGCTCGGCGGCGGCACCGGAATGTCGATCTCGCCGGGCGAACTGTCGCAGATGGTCGGGCTGAAGGCGGTGCAGGCGCTGCTCGGCCTGCGTCCGGCCGCCGCGCGCGACGTGCTGGTCTACTGGCTTGCGCTCTTGCTCTGCGTGCTGGTCACGCTCGGCATCTACGCTTTCATCCGCTCGCGCCATGGCCTCGCGCTGGCGGCCAGCCGCGACAATGCAGCGGCGGCGCGCAGCGTCGGCGTCCGCACCGCGCGGATCCGCCATATGCTATGGATCGCGGTCGCGTTCGCCAGCGGCATGGTCGGCGCCGTGGTCTATCTGCAGAAGGCGCGGATTTCGCCGGATGCCGCCTTCAGCGTCACCGACTGGACCGCATACGTGATCTTCATCGTCGTGATCGGTGGCGTGCGCACCATCGAGGGCCCGATGGTCGGCGTGCTGCTGCTGTGGGGGCTGGTCACCTGGCTAGCGCAGTACGGCAGCCTATATCTGGTCGTGCTCGGCACGCTCGCCATCCTGATCATGCTGTTCATGCCGCGGGGCGTGTGGGGCGCGGCGGCGCGGCGCTGGCAATTGCAGCTGTTTCCGACACAACGCTGGCTCGGCCGCAGCCGCTAGCGTATGGTGGGCTTAGATCGGATCTCGTTGGCTACGTGCTTGCTTCACCTCTCCCAAGGGAGAGGTGAACCTCCGCTGCCGATCCGATTCAAACTGATCTTATCGCGCCGTTGCGCTCAGAACATCGTGTTGTTGTTCGCCGGATTTTCTGGGATCGGCTGCACCACATCCCAATGCTCGACGATCTTGCCGTCCTCGAGCTTGAAGATGTCGATGATCGCGTTGCCGCGGGTGCCGGGCTCGCGCACGGCGTGGACGTGCAGGATCACGTAGTCGCCGTCGACGAACGAACGCTTGATCTCGCTGTGCGAGTTCGGAAACTTCTCGCGCAGGAAGCCGATGAACTTGCGGAAGCCGTCGGGGCCGTCGGCCGCGCCGGGATTGTGCTGCACATAGCGGTTGCCGACATAGGCGAGCGCAGCATCGGCGTCCTTCTGGTTCAGCCCTTTGTCGTAGAACGCCAGCACGGCTTTCCGGTTGGCTTCCTGCTGCGCCTCGCTGGTGGCCGCCATCGCGGAGGAAGACGCAAGCGCGAGGAAGAGAGCGGCGACGGCTGTCCGTGGCCGGAGAAGGGTCTTCATCTGGTAGCTCCCGAGGCTGAGCGATGGATAGCGCTCTCTACAGCGTCCGTGCCGTGCCCGGAAGAACGCACTCCCGGCTCACATGGTTACCCGCAGATACCGGCCCTATGCCGCCTTCGCCGCGGCGCCATGCGCGTGCTTGTCGATGGCGTCGATGATCTCTGGCCACATCGGGATCGGCAGCGCATGGCCCATGCCTTCGATCATCAGCAGCTTTGCGCCCGGGATCGAGACCGCGGTATCCTTGCCGCCTTCCGGATGCACCAGCGGATCGATGGTGCCGTGGATCACGAGCGTCGGCGCCTTGACGCTGCGCAGTCGCTCCTTGCGGCTGCCGGAGGCGAGGATGGCGCGGAGCTGGCGGCCGACGCCTTCCGGGTTGAGGCCGCGCTCGAAGGTGCGCCGCGCGCGTTCGGGATCGAGCGCCTCGTCTTCGGGGAAGGAGCCGTTGCGCAGCACCTTCCAGGTCTGGCCGTAGCGGACGAAATACTCTTCCTTGCTTTTCGGCGGCGGCGCCATCAGCACGGCGGTCGCCTCGCGGGTCGGGCCGGGGATCTTTGGATTGCCCGTGGTCGACATGATCGAGGTCAGCGACAGCACGCGCTCGGGAAAGGTGATCGCAACCTCCTGCGCGATCATGCCGCCCATTGAGGCGCCGACCAGATGCGCCTTGCGGATGCCGAGCGCGTCCATCAGCCCGATCGTGTCCCGTGCCATGTCGGCCAGTTTGTAGGGCGCCGCGACCGGGATCTTCAGGAAGCGCAGCTTGATGAGCTCGAGCGCGGTCAGCCGCTTGCCGCCGCTCAGTCGGGAGGATTTCCCGATATCCCTGTTGTCAAATCGGATCACGCGAAAACCGCGCGCGGCGAGCTGGCGGCAGAACTCGTCGTCCCAATGGATCATCTGGGCGCCGAGGCCCATGATCAGCAGCAGCGGCTCGGCATTCGCATCGCCGAAAACCTCGTAGCAGATGTCGATGTTGTTGGCGCGGGCGAGCTGCGGCGGCTGATGGGCGAGCGTGGTCACTGGCATCCCCTGCTGATGGCGCGGTCAGGAACCTCTATGCCATGGATTGACGCAGCGCAGAAGAGCCTCGACGTCGCTGGGCGCGCCGCGCAGTTGACCGATCAACGGCAACAGTGTCGTATGGCACGAACAAACCGAAGCGCGACAAGCGCTCGAACTTGCTGTGGAGGAGGGCCACATGGCCGACAAGGGCAACGACCCTGCCGTGATATGGCAGACGATGATTGGCGAGATGGAGAAGGGGTTCAACTCCTTCGGCAACCAGTTGATGAGCTCGCCTGAATTCTCGAAGGTGATGAACCAGGCCGGCGGCGTTGCGGCGGGCGCGCAGAAGCAACTCGGCGAGCTGATGGAGAAATATCTGCTGGCGATGAACCTGCCGAGCCGCGCCCAGCTGGTCGGCATGGCTGAGCGCCTGCAGTCGATGGAGAACCAGCTCAACGAGATCAAGACACTGCTGCAGCAGGTGCATCACAATTCGCTGGCGCCGGACGATGGATATGGCGCGACGCCGCGGCCGCCGCGCACGAAGCGCCCGCCATCGGAGGGAGACGGCAAATGAATGCGCCCACCCCGTTTGATTTCGCCTCGATCTCCGAGCGGGTCCAGTCCGAGGTGCAGCGCGCGATCCAGCGCAGCATCAAGGGCGTCGAGTATTTCTCGAGCTCGGGCCCCACGCTCGGCGAGACACCGAAGGACGTGCTGTATTCGCGCGGCACCATGAACCTCTATCACTACCGCCCGATGTCCGACGAAGTCTATCGCGTGCCGGTGCTGATCGTGATGGCGACCACCAACCGCGGCTACATCCTCGACCTGGTACCCGGGCAGAGCTTCATCGAATTCCTGCTCAAGCGCGGCTTCGACGTCTACATGCTGGACTGGACCGCGCCGAAGCCCGAGGAGAAGTCGCTGCGTATGGAGGACTACGTCCTCGACTTCATTCCGGAATCGATCCGTCGCGTGCAGCAGGATTCCGGCGAAAAGGACGTGTCGGTGATCGGCTATTGCTTCGGCGGCGTGCTGTCGCTGCTCTATGGCTCGATCTTCAACGACGGCCCGATGAAGAACCTGATCTGCTTCACGACGCCGATCGATTTCCGCGAGATGAAGCTGTTCTCGAACTTTGCCGACCGCCGCTATTTCGACGTCGACCGCCTGATCGACAGCACCGGCAACATGCCGCCCGAATTGATCCTGCAATCGTTCGACATGCTGCGGCCGGCCGCGCGCGTCGTTGGCCAGATCCAGCTCTGGGACAACATCTGGAACGACGAGTTCGTCAAATCGTACCGGATGTTCGACCGCTGGGCGACCGACACGCTGCCGCTGGCGGGCGAGTATTTCCGCGCCATC
The window above is part of the Bradyrhizobium sp. PSBB068 genome. Proteins encoded here:
- a CDS encoding alpha/beta fold hydrolase produces the protein MNAPTPFDFASISERVQSEVQRAIQRSIKGVEYFSSSGPTLGETPKDVLYSRGTMNLYHYRPMSDEVYRVPVLIVMATTNRGYILDLVPGQSFIEFLLKRGFDVYMLDWTAPKPEEKSLRMEDYVLDFIPESIRRVQQDSGEKDVSVIGYCFGGVLSLLYGSIFNDGPMKNLICFTTPIDFREMKLFSNFADRRYFDVDRLIDSTGNMPPELILQSFDMLRPAARVVGQIQLWDNIWNDEFVKSYRMFDRWATDTLPLAGEYFRAITKDLMWDNKLYNDTMTVGGRPAKLADIKVPILHAVAEHDHIVPYDAAKHLITKIGSADKEEVMLKGGHVSLVAGANAIKRLWPKLDSWLGKRST